The following DNA comes from Thermodesulfovibrionales bacterium.
GGGCGGAATGGACATAGAGAGGCTCGGCGAGAAGAATGTGGAACTCCTCTACTCGAGAGGTCTCATAAAACATTTCGAGGATATCTATAAATTACGGAAAGAGGATCTCTTGCTCCTGCCGAGGTTTGCTGAAAAATCCGCTCAAAACCTGATCGACGCGATCGAAAGGTCGAAACGGACCACCCTCGCAAAATTCCTCTTTGCGATCGGCATCCTTCACGTCGGTGAGTTTGCCGCGAAATTGCTTGCAAGGCACATGAGAGGACTTGAAGACCTTTATAAAATAAAACCGGAAACAATCATGGGGATAAGGCAGATGGGAGAAAAGATCTCTCATTCTCTCGCGACTTTTTTCAATGACGAGAAAAACATAGGAACGCTCAAATCCCTCACATCCCTCGGGCTGAACATCAGTAATCCTGATTTTGTATCCGGCAAGAAAGGCGAAATGCCTCTGGGAGGACTGACCCTCGTGATCACCGGCTCGCTGCCGAGATCGAGAAAAGAAGTGGAAGATCTGATCGAGAAGAACGGGGGCCATACATCCTCAGCCGTCTCGGCGAAGACTGATTATCTCTTGCTCGGCGAAGATCCGGGCTCGAAACTCGAAAAGGCAAAGGGTTTGGGGGTAAAGACGATCTCCTACGAGGACCTGTTGGCGATGGTTAAGCGGCAGCACCCCGGGACATGATCACCATCGCCCTTCAGTCGGGGAGCAACGGCAACTGCATCTACGTCGAGGCCGGCAACACAAGGCTGCTTTTTGATGCGGGGATAAGCGCCATCGAGGCCGAACGGAGACTCGCCGCTCACGGGAGGGAGATGCGGCAAATCGACGCGGTGCTCATATCGCACGATCATCACGACCATGTTTGCAACGCCGGCGTGTATCAACGGAAATACGGATTGCCTCTCTACATGACTCGACGGACCCTCGATAGTGCCCAAAGAATGCATGGGCTGGGCCGGTTACTCGATGTTCGCCATTTCTCGGCTGGAGAAGTGCTTCGATTCGGGGCGGCCTCTATCCAGACCATTCCCACGCCTCATGACGGCGCGGACGGGGCGGCATTTGTGGTGGCGTCTCATGAAAAACGATTGGGTATCCTAACCGACCTCGGGCATGCCTTTGAAGGGTTGAGCAGCATCATTTCTTCGCTCGATGCCATCTTCCTCGAAAGCAATTACGATCCTGACATGCTCTCTTCGGGGCGGTATCCCTCTTTCCTGAAGCGGCGGATCCAGGGACCAGGGGGCCACCTCTCGAACAGTGAAGCGGCTCAGTTGCTTCTGGCAGGCCACTCCCTGAAGTGGGCCTGTCTCGCCCATCTTTCTGAACAGAATAATAACCCGCTCCTCGCCTTAGAGACACATCGAAGGGTTTTGGGAAAAAGCCTCCCCCTGTTCACGGCAAGCCGCTACAGGGCGACCGGCATTCTCAGTATTTAGGCAGGAAGAATAAGATGGTGCCGAAGGCGGGATTTGAACCCGCACGGGTTTCCCCACACGCCCCTCAAACGTGCGTGTCTACCAGGTTCCACCACTTCGGCATCTTCAAATGATACTATAAGAAACGTATTGATTTCAATAGTGCTCGCCGATTAGAATAAGACGCATTTCCTGTATCGGTACTGTTTTCGCCAAGGGCCTCTCTGGAGGGGTGGCCGAGCGGTTGAAGGCGACGGTCTTGAAAATCGTTGTAGGGGAAACTCTACCGTGAGTTCGAATCTCACCCCCTCCGCTCTCTAACTTATTGAGATTATTAGATTTTTTAAAGCAACTCGTTCCGGAAAAAGTCCTGTTTTTTCGACCTATCATGAGGTATTTAAAGGGAAAAAAGGAACTTAACGAAAACTCTGCAAAATAGGAACACTTCGAGCGTGCTTAATTGCGGATCAGTCCTCAAGTAGTTACTTCCTT
Coding sequences within:
- a CDS encoding MBL fold metallo-hydrolase, which translates into the protein MITIALQSGSNGNCIYVEAGNTRLLFDAGISAIEAERRLAAHGREMRQIDAVLISHDHHDHVCNAGVYQRKYGLPLYMTRRTLDSAQRMHGLGRLLDVRHFSAGEVLRFGAASIQTIPTPHDGADGAAFVVASHEKRLGILTDLGHAFEGLSSIISSLDAIFLESNYDPDMLSSGRYPSFLKRRIQGPGGHLSNSEAAQLLLAGHSLKWACLAHLSEQNNNPLLALETHRRVLGKSLPLFTASRYRATGILSI